The Nakamurella alba genome has a window encoding:
- a CDS encoding ABC transporter substrate-binding protein, which yields MSLRSTRRSGRTATRLSAGVATATLLLTAAACGGATVNDTGAGATTPAATSPAATGASASGSATGTATGSATGSATGSATGSMVPVTGECGTVNLAMNDWVGYTADAAVYTYVAEKELGCKVEQKSLKEEIAWQGFGSGQVDAVIENWGHADLVEKYIDQQQTAVDGGPTGNIGYIGWYVPPWLAKEHPDILQWENLNKYAENFKTSESGDKGQLLDGDPTFVTNDEALVQNLDLNFEVVYAGSEAALIKAFQDAETNKKWVLGYFYSPQWFLSEVPLEKVALPPYTEGCDADAEKVACDYPEYKLNKIMSKTFAEGGSSGAALMKNFNWTNDDQNLVAKYITADGMTPEAAAEKWVTDNPDKVNAWLGK from the coding sequence ATGTCACTGCGATCGACCCGGCGATCCGGACGGACGGCCACCCGGCTGTCCGCCGGGGTCGCCACCGCGACCCTGCTGCTCACCGCAGCGGCCTGTGGCGGCGCCACGGTGAACGACACCGGCGCCGGCGCCACCACCCCTGCGGCCACCAGCCCGGCGGCGACCGGCGCGAGCGCATCCGGGTCGGCCACCGGAACCGCGACGGGCTCTGCGACCGGCTCGGCCACGGGTTCCGCGACCGGCAGCATGGTCCCGGTCACCGGCGAGTGCGGCACCGTCAACCTGGCGATGAACGACTGGGTGGGCTACACCGCCGACGCCGCCGTCTACACCTACGTGGCGGAGAAGGAGCTCGGCTGCAAGGTCGAGCAGAAGTCGCTCAAGGAGGAGATCGCCTGGCAGGGCTTCGGTTCCGGCCAGGTCGATGCCGTCATCGAGAACTGGGGCCACGCCGACCTGGTCGAGAAGTACATCGACCAGCAGCAGACCGCCGTGGACGGCGGGCCCACCGGCAACATCGGGTACATCGGCTGGTACGTGCCGCCGTGGCTGGCCAAGGAGCACCCGGACATCCTGCAGTGGGAGAACCTGAACAAGTACGCCGAGAACTTCAAGACCTCCGAGTCCGGCGACAAGGGCCAGCTGCTCGACGGCGACCCGACCTTCGTCACCAACGACGAGGCCCTGGTGCAGAACCTCGACCTGAACTTCGAGGTCGTCTACGCCGGTTCGGAAGCCGCGCTGATCAAGGCCTTCCAGGATGCCGAGACCAACAAGAAGTGGGTGCTCGGCTACTTCTACTCGCCGCAGTGGTTCCTCTCCGAGGTCCCGCTGGAGAAGGTCGCGCTGCCGCCGTACACCGAGGGCTGTGACGCCGATGCCGAGAAGGTCGCCTGCGACTACCCCGAGTACAAGCTGAACAAGATCATGTCGAAGACCTTCGCCGAGGGCGGCTCCAGCGGCGCCGCGCTGATGAAGAACTTCAACTGGACCAACGACGACCAGAACCTGGTCGCGAAGTACATCACCGCCGACGGCATGACCCCCGAGGCCGCCGCCGAGAAGTGGGTGACCGACAACCCCGACAAGGTGAACGCCTGGCTGGGCAAGTGA
- a CDS encoding GcvT family protein: MTGPKVVIIGAGIVGASLADELTARGWTEITVLEAGPLPAAGGSTSHAPGVVFQTNGTKVMSDFARYTVEKFSALTWQGDPCYLPVGGLEIATTPERARELQRRFGFAQSWGVPGAQLLDPEQTVAMWDLLEPSTVHGGLFVPQDGIAKAVRAVAAQLARATERGATVRDRTQVLDILTSGDKVTGVRTDNGDLDADVVVCCAGIWGPTVAGLVGQTLALTPLAHQFAWTGPVAPLAGRTTESVRPVLRHQDADLYYRENGTGMGIGSYRHRPMPVRQDELRAWSDFDSMDSLHGQPSVLEFTPADFEFPIAETRRIMPGIFDADGHLELANPFNGVFSFTTDNMPLLGPHATLDGFWTAEAVWVTHSAGVAKAMAEWIVDGHSTFDLHSCDLNRFEVHQLAPAYIEAKDCQNFVEVYDILHPLQPMEHSRPLRTSPFYPRQQELGAVFLEANGWERPHWYEANAGLLDSDRNTGWHMPSPDDWAAQFWSPVIAAEASITRTDVALYDMTALKRLEVTGPGATVFLQSMVTGKIDKSVGSVTYCLMLDADGGVRSDVTVARLAPERYQVGANGAIDLDWLLRALRRSDQADTVQVRDITAGTCCIGIWGPKAREVVQQLTGEDFSHAGFKYFRAKECYLGTVKVTAMRLSYVGELGWELYTTADQGLALWDLLMRTGAEHGIIAAGRGAFNALRIEKGYRSFGGDMTGEHGPDESGLSFAVKGDLEFHGKAGLAARPAPTSRLCLLTLESPAGGDGPDHIVLGSEPVYAVSAESAAGTADTAVGYVTSAAYSYTLGVPLAYAWLPTALAVPGSEVEVGWFDRRYRAVVTAEPAFDPEMKKIRC; encoded by the coding sequence ATGACGGGACCCAAGGTCGTCATCATCGGCGCCGGGATCGTCGGCGCCAGCCTGGCCGACGAACTGACCGCGCGCGGCTGGACCGAGATCACCGTGCTGGAAGCCGGTCCGCTGCCCGCCGCCGGCGGATCCACCTCGCACGCACCAGGTGTCGTCTTCCAGACCAACGGCACCAAGGTGATGAGCGACTTCGCCCGCTACACGGTGGAGAAGTTTTCCGCGCTGACCTGGCAGGGCGATCCCTGCTACCTGCCGGTCGGCGGCCTGGAGATCGCCACCACCCCTGAGCGCGCCCGGGAACTGCAGCGCCGCTTCGGATTTGCGCAGTCGTGGGGCGTCCCCGGGGCACAGCTGCTGGACCCGGAGCAGACCGTCGCGATGTGGGACCTGCTCGAGCCGTCGACGGTGCACGGCGGGCTGTTCGTGCCGCAGGACGGCATCGCCAAGGCCGTCCGCGCCGTCGCCGCCCAGCTGGCCCGCGCCACCGAGCGCGGTGCGACCGTACGCGACCGCACCCAGGTGCTCGACATCCTCACCAGCGGCGACAAGGTCACCGGGGTCCGCACCGACAACGGTGATCTGGACGCCGATGTCGTCGTCTGCTGTGCCGGCATCTGGGGTCCGACGGTGGCCGGCCTGGTCGGCCAGACGCTGGCGCTGACGCCACTCGCCCACCAGTTCGCCTGGACCGGACCGGTCGCCCCGCTCGCCGGCCGCACCACCGAGTCGGTCCGCCCGGTGCTGCGTCACCAGGACGCCGACCTGTACTACCGGGAGAACGGCACCGGGATGGGCATCGGCTCCTACCGGCACCGGCCGATGCCCGTCCGGCAGGACGAGCTGCGGGCCTGGTCCGACTTCGACTCCATGGACTCCCTGCACGGCCAACCCTCGGTGCTGGAGTTCACCCCCGCCGACTTCGAGTTCCCGATCGCGGAGACCCGGCGGATCATGCCCGGGATCTTCGACGCGGACGGGCATCTCGAGCTCGCGAACCCGTTCAACGGTGTCTTCTCGTTCACCACCGACAACATGCCGCTGCTCGGTCCGCACGCCACCCTGGACGGGTTCTGGACCGCCGAGGCGGTGTGGGTGACCCACTCCGCCGGCGTCGCGAAGGCGATGGCCGAGTGGATCGTCGACGGGCACTCCACGTTCGACCTGCACTCCTGCGACCTCAACCGGTTCGAGGTGCACCAGCTGGCGCCGGCCTACATCGAGGCCAAGGACTGCCAGAACTTCGTCGAGGTCTACGACATCCTGCACCCGCTGCAGCCGATGGAGCACTCCCGGCCGCTGCGCACCTCGCCCTTCTACCCGCGGCAACAGGAACTCGGCGCGGTCTTCCTGGAGGCCAACGGCTGGGAGCGGCCGCACTGGTACGAGGCGAACGCCGGCCTGCTGGACTCCGACCGCAACACCGGCTGGCACATGCCCTCCCCCGACGACTGGGCGGCGCAGTTCTGGTCCCCGGTCATCGCCGCGGAGGCCTCCATCACCCGCACCGACGTGGCGCTCTACGACATGACCGCGCTCAAGCGGCTGGAGGTCACCGGTCCCGGGGCCACCGTCTTCCTGCAGTCGATGGTCACCGGCAAGATCGACAAGTCGGTCGGGTCGGTCACCTACTGCCTGATGCTCGACGCCGACGGCGGCGTGCGGTCCGACGTCACCGTCGCCCGGCTCGCGCCGGAGCGGTACCAGGTCGGCGCCAACGGCGCGATCGACCTCGACTGGTTGCTGCGCGCACTGCGCCGCAGCGACCAGGCGGACACCGTGCAGGTCCGGGACATCACGGCCGGCACCTGCTGCATCGGCATCTGGGGCCCGAAGGCCCGCGAGGTCGTCCAGCAGCTCACCGGCGAGGACTTCTCGCACGCCGGCTTCAAGTACTTCCGCGCCAAGGAGTGCTACCTGGGCACGGTGAAGGTCACCGCGATGCGGCTGTCCTACGTCGGCGAGCTGGGCTGGGAGCTCTACACCACCGCCGACCAGGGGCTGGCGCTGTGGGACCTGCTGATGCGGACCGGCGCCGAGCACGGCATCATCGCCGCCGGCCGCGGCGCGTTCAACGCGCTCCGCATCGAGAAGGGCTACCGGTCCTTCGGCGGTGACATGACCGGCGAGCACGGCCCGGACGAGTCCGGGCTGTCCTTCGCGGTCAAGGGCGACCTGGAGTTCCACGGCAAGGCCGGCCTGGCAGCCCGGCCGGCGCCGACGTCCCGGCTCTGCCTGCTCACCCTGGAGTCGCCGGCCGGCGGCGACGGCCCCGACCACATCGTCCTCGGCTCCGAGCCGGTCTATGCGGTCAGCGCCGAGAGTGCTGCCGGCACTGCGGACACGGCGGTCGGCTACGTGACCTCCGCGGCCTACTCCTACACGCTGGGTGTCCCGCTCGCCTACGCCTGGCTGCCGACTGCCCTCGCCGTGCCCGGCAGCGAGGTGGAGGTGGGCTGGTTCGACCGGCGTTACCGCGCCGTGGTCACCGCCGAGCCGGCCTTCGACCCGGAGATGAAGAAGATCCGGTGCTGA
- the glyA gene encoding serine hydroxymethyltransferase: protein MTAATDTTTWPGLDAPLEQADPEVAAAIAAELHRQQSTLEMIASENFAAVAAMQAQGSVLTNKYAEGYPGRRYYGGCENVDVIERLAIERIKGLFGAGFANVQPHSGAQANAAAMQALIKPGDTILGLSLAHGGHLTHGMRINFSGLLYDVAAYEVSKEDHRVDMEEVARLARAHRPKLIIAGWSAYPRQLDFARFREIADEVGAYLMVDMAHFAGLVAAGLHPSPVPHAHVTTTTTHKTLGGPRGGVILTNDADLAKKINSAVFPGQQGGPLEHVIAAKAVAFKMAADPQFTERAQRTIDGAQALAARLVQDDCAAAGVKVLTGGTDVHLVLVDLRDSELDGKQAEDRLHDIGITVNRNAVPFDPRPPMVTSGLRIGAPALATRGFDTADFAEVADIIAAALIAPVGELDTDLAASLRARVSALAASRPLYPNL, encoded by the coding sequence ATGACCGCAGCCACCGACACGACCACCTGGCCGGGCCTGGACGCACCCCTGGAGCAGGCCGATCCCGAGGTCGCGGCTGCCATCGCGGCCGAGCTGCACCGCCAGCAGTCCACCCTGGAGATGATCGCCAGCGAGAACTTCGCGGCGGTCGCCGCGATGCAGGCGCAGGGCAGCGTGCTGACCAACAAGTACGCCGAGGGTTACCCGGGCCGCCGCTACTACGGTGGCTGCGAGAACGTCGACGTCATCGAGCGGCTGGCCATCGAGCGGATCAAGGGCCTGTTCGGTGCCGGGTTCGCCAACGTCCAGCCGCACTCCGGCGCCCAGGCGAACGCCGCCGCGATGCAGGCGCTGATCAAGCCCGGCGACACCATCCTCGGCCTGTCGCTGGCGCACGGCGGCCACCTCACCCACGGCATGCGGATCAACTTCTCCGGCCTGCTCTACGACGTGGCGGCGTACGAGGTGTCCAAGGAGGACCACCGCGTCGACATGGAGGAGGTGGCCCGGCTGGCCCGCGCCCACCGGCCCAAGCTGATCATCGCCGGCTGGTCGGCCTACCCGCGGCAGTTGGACTTCGCGCGATTCCGGGAGATCGCCGACGAGGTCGGCGCCTACCTGATGGTCGACATGGCGCACTTCGCCGGCCTGGTGGCCGCCGGGCTGCACCCGTCGCCGGTGCCGCACGCGCACGTCACCACGACCACCACGCACAAGACCCTGGGCGGTCCGCGCGGCGGCGTCATCCTCACCAACGACGCCGACCTGGCCAAGAAGATCAACTCCGCGGTGTTCCCCGGCCAGCAGGGCGGCCCGTTGGAGCACGTCATCGCCGCCAAGGCCGTCGCCTTCAAGATGGCCGCGGACCCGCAGTTCACCGAGCGCGCGCAGCGCACGATCGACGGCGCGCAGGCGCTGGCCGCCCGGCTGGTGCAGGACGACTGCGCCGCCGCCGGCGTCAAGGTGCTCACCGGCGGCACCGACGTGCACCTGGTGCTGGTCGACCTGCGCGACTCCGAGCTGGACGGCAAGCAGGCCGAGGACCGGCTGCACGACATCGGCATCACGGTGAACCGCAACGCCGTGCCGTTCGACCCGCGCCCGCCGATGGTCACCTCCGGCCTGCGGATCGGCGCCCCGGCGCTGGCCACCCGCGGCTTCGACACCGCCGACTTCGCCGAGGTCGCCGACATCATCGCCGCCGCGCTGATCGCCCCGGTCGGCGAGCTGGACACCGACCTGGCCGCCTCGCTGCGCGCCCGCGTCTCCGCCCTGGCCGCCTCCCGCCCGCTCTACCCCAACCTGTAA
- a CDS encoding sarcosine oxidase subunit beta family protein: MTPPLDPGIPPGADLPEHPEFLWRNPEPRRHYQVVIIGGGGHGLATAHYLARRGVTDVAVLEKGWLAGGNMARNTTIIRSNYLWDASAAIYEHSMKLWESLDEDLDYPILFSQRGVLNLDHSLQDIRDSRRRVEANKLNGVDAEWVDAAGAQEICPILNISPDIRYPVLGGTYQPRGGIAKHDYVAWGFARSADAAGIDIIQNCEVTGIDVEHGTVRGVQTSRGPITADRVAMIGAGHSAVLARMAGFRLPVQSHPLQALVSELLQPVHPTVVMSNAVHVYVSQAHKGELVMGAGVDTYNGYGQRGAFHVIERQMSAAVELFPVFARAHVLRTWGGIVDTTPDASAIMGLTPVENLFVNCGWGTGGFKATPGVGNVMAEMLDTGKVPDLAAEFGLDRFTTGRLVDEHGAAAVAH, from the coding sequence GTGACCCCGCCGCTGGACCCTGGCATCCCGCCCGGTGCGGACCTGCCCGAGCATCCCGAGTTCCTCTGGCGGAACCCGGAGCCGCGCCGGCACTACCAGGTCGTCATCATCGGCGGCGGCGGTCACGGTCTGGCCACCGCCCACTACCTCGCGCGCCGCGGCGTCACCGACGTCGCGGTGCTCGAGAAGGGCTGGCTGGCCGGCGGGAACATGGCCCGCAACACCACGATCATCCGGTCGAACTACCTGTGGGACGCCTCGGCGGCGATCTACGAGCACTCGATGAAGCTGTGGGAGTCGCTCGACGAGGACCTGGACTACCCGATCCTGTTCTCCCAGCGCGGGGTGCTGAACCTGGACCACTCGCTGCAGGACATCCGCGACTCCCGCCGCCGGGTGGAGGCCAACAAGCTCAACGGCGTCGACGCCGAGTGGGTGGACGCGGCCGGCGCCCAGGAGATCTGCCCGATCCTCAACATCTCCCCCGACATCCGGTACCCGGTGCTCGGCGGGACCTACCAGCCGCGCGGCGGCATCGCCAAGCACGACTACGTGGCCTGGGGTTTCGCCCGGTCGGCCGACGCCGCCGGGATCGACATCATCCAGAACTGCGAGGTCACCGGGATCGACGTCGAGCACGGCACGGTACGCGGGGTGCAGACCTCGCGCGGCCCGATCACCGCCGACCGGGTCGCGATGATCGGCGCCGGGCACTCCGCGGTGCTGGCGAGGATGGCCGGGTTCCGGCTGCCGGTGCAGTCACATCCGTTGCAGGCCCTGGTGTCCGAGCTGCTGCAGCCGGTGCACCCGACCGTCGTGATGTCCAACGCGGTGCACGTCTACGTGTCGCAGGCGCACAAGGGCGAGCTGGTGATGGGAGCCGGCGTCGACACCTACAACGGCTACGGCCAGCGCGGCGCCTTCCACGTGATCGAACGCCAGATGTCCGCCGCCGTCGAACTCTTCCCGGTCTTCGCCCGCGCGCACGTGCTGCGCACCTGGGGCGGCATCGTCGACACCACCCCGGACGCCTCGGCGATCATGGGGCTCACCCCGGTCGAGAACCTGTTCGTCAACTGCGGCTGGGGCACCGGCGGGTTCAAGGCCACCCCTGGCGTCGGCAACGTGATGGCCGAGATGCTCGACACCGGAAAGGTTCCCGACCTCGCCGCCGAGTTCGGGCTGGACCGGTTCACCACCGGCCGGTTGGTCGACGAGCACGGCGCCGCGGCCGTGGCCCACTGA
- a CDS encoding sarcosine oxidase subunit delta, with translation MMLIPCPECGPRNENEFHYGGQAHVAYPADGGASLTDEEWAQYLFFRDNTKGPFAERWCHSAGCRQWFNAVRDTVTYEFLAVYRAGQPRPHLHSRDGVSA, from the coding sequence ATGATGCTCATCCCCTGCCCGGAGTGCGGGCCCCGCAACGAGAACGAGTTCCACTACGGCGGTCAGGCGCATGTCGCCTATCCGGCCGACGGCGGCGCGTCGTTGACCGACGAGGAGTGGGCGCAGTACCTGTTCTTCCGGGACAACACCAAGGGACCGTTCGCCGAGCGCTGGTGCCACTCCGCCGGCTGCCGGCAGTGGTTCAACGCCGTGCGCGACACCGTGACCTACGAGTTCCTCGCCGTCTACCGGGCCGGACAACCACGGCCGCACCTGCACTCCCGGGACGGGGTGTCGGCATGA
- a CDS encoding 2Fe-2S iron-sulfur cluster-binding protein, protein MTSSRLASGGRIDRATPLDVSFDGTPLQAYAGDTLASALLASGIRTVARSVMLGRPRGITSAGVEESTALVQVDKPFPEPMLTATTVPAVDGLAASSIWGQGRLAEDPDPATYDAVHHHCEVAVIGAGPAGLAAAVAAASTGARVLLLDDRPLPGGSLLTEAGVAWAEGLAAALGALPNVTYLPSTTVTGYYDDNYLIAVQRFTEPLAPVRERVRRIRAAEVVLATGAHERPVVFAGNDAPGVMLAGAVREYLLRYGVLAGERVVLFTTHDDAYPVAGDLLAAGAQVVVVDPRTPPEQSTDVPLPPVPTGTVLAGSVVTGTVTDEAGELVAVRVRTHSGAAVELPADVLAVSGGWNPAVHLYSQAGGKLEFSDTAGAFVPAGGGRHRLTVAGAAAGLRTTAEIVDDGERAGASAAEAAIGTAGALRHEFVPAGVPDLAAPDDGLSEYPEPAARLYLVDEPDVPVAGMTTHFVDLQRDVTVADLARATGAGLLSVEHVKRYTTAGTAHDQGKTSGVLTTGVVAHLLGVQPGELGTTTFRPPFTPIAFATLAGRERGQLFDPVRTTGAHGWHVARGALFENVGQWKRPWYYPATLPGGGVEDIEAAVLRECAAARAGVAFMDGSTLGKIEVTGPDAGAFLDLLYTNLMSTLKVGMVRYGVMCGVDGMVIDDGTVFRLDEHRFLVTTTTGNAAKILDWMEEWHQTEWPAMQVWCTSVTEQWATMAVVGPLSRTLVGALAPGLDAAQESFPFMAWRDTEVAGLPARVARISFSGELAFEINVAWSDAAALWDAAWAAGEPIGLTPYGTETMHVLRAEKGFPIVGQDTDGTITPQDLGMSWVVSKKKADYIGKRSHARPDNSRADRKHLVGLLPEDPDLLLPEGSQIVGTAALGAPPVPMLGHVTSSYRSAALGRPFALALCKGGRDLIGETVWVVVGDVPRPVTVTSMVLVDPDGARRDGDPAVEVPAVRPVTPSAHLPVSPLAGWTDRFAGLCHGRADAGVRISEAPLGTQVNLRVRRGTPAAEAVHTALGTTLPAATGSVTYAGSDAVLALAPDEFLVLSGPGHGPELVDRLRAAVGASGSVTDVSASRTMIRVTGPRTRDLLAHGLAIDLDKLPESTCAQTVLAQCSVVVFADGPARTDDDLVKILVRSSFAAHLAEWLLLSAPEYV, encoded by the coding sequence ATGACCTCCTCCCGCCTCGCATCCGGCGGCCGCATCGACCGCGCCACGCCGCTGGACGTCAGCTTCGACGGCACCCCACTGCAGGCCTATGCCGGCGACACCCTGGCCTCCGCGCTGCTCGCCTCGGGCATCCGGACCGTGGCCCGGTCGGTGATGCTCGGACGTCCGCGCGGCATCACCTCCGCCGGGGTGGAGGAGTCCACCGCCCTGGTCCAGGTCGACAAGCCTTTCCCCGAACCGATGCTCACCGCCACCACGGTGCCCGCCGTCGACGGCCTCGCCGCGTCGTCGATCTGGGGACAGGGCCGGCTCGCGGAGGATCCGGACCCGGCGACCTACGACGCCGTGCACCACCACTGCGAGGTCGCGGTGATCGGCGCGGGCCCGGCCGGGCTGGCCGCGGCGGTCGCCGCGGCGAGCACCGGCGCCCGGGTGCTGTTGCTGGACGACCGCCCGCTGCCGGGCGGGAGTCTGCTCACCGAGGCGGGTGTCGCCTGGGCCGAGGGCCTGGCTGCCGCACTCGGCGCCCTGCCGAACGTCACGTACCTGCCGTCGACCACCGTCACCGGCTACTACGACGACAACTACCTGATCGCGGTCCAGCGGTTCACCGAGCCGCTCGCGCCGGTCCGCGAGCGGGTTCGCAGGATCCGGGCCGCCGAGGTCGTGCTGGCGACCGGCGCCCACGAACGTCCGGTGGTGTTCGCCGGCAACGACGCACCCGGGGTGATGCTGGCCGGCGCCGTCCGCGAGTACCTGCTCCGCTACGGAGTTCTCGCCGGCGAGCGAGTGGTGCTGTTCACCACCCACGACGATGCCTACCCGGTGGCCGGGGACCTGCTCGCCGCCGGCGCCCAGGTGGTCGTGGTGGACCCCCGCACGCCGCCGGAGCAGTCGACCGACGTGCCGCTGCCGCCGGTGCCCACCGGCACCGTGCTGGCCGGGTCCGTGGTGACCGGCACGGTGACCGACGAGGCCGGCGAACTGGTGGCGGTCCGGGTGCGGACGCACAGCGGCGCGGCCGTCGAACTACCGGCCGACGTGCTGGCCGTCTCCGGTGGTTGGAACCCGGCCGTGCACCTGTACTCCCAGGCCGGCGGCAAGCTCGAGTTCTCCGACACCGCAGGTGCTTTCGTCCCCGCGGGCGGCGGCCGCCACCGGCTGACCGTCGCCGGCGCGGCGGCCGGTCTGCGCACCACCGCCGAGATCGTCGACGACGGCGAGCGGGCCGGCGCATCCGCCGCCGAGGCCGCGATCGGCACCGCGGGCGCACTGCGGCACGAGTTCGTGCCCGCCGGGGTGCCGGACCTGGCTGCCCCGGACGACGGCCTATCGGAGTACCCGGAACCCGCCGCCCGGCTCTACCTGGTGGACGAGCCCGACGTCCCGGTCGCCGGGATGACCACCCACTTCGTCGACCTGCAAAGGGATGTCACCGTGGCGGACCTGGCCCGGGCCACCGGCGCCGGCCTGCTGTCCGTCGAGCACGTCAAGCGGTACACCACCGCAGGTACCGCCCACGACCAGGGCAAGACCTCCGGGGTGCTGACCACGGGCGTGGTGGCGCACCTGCTCGGCGTGCAGCCGGGAGAGCTGGGCACCACCACGTTCCGGCCGCCGTTCACCCCGATCGCGTTCGCCACCCTGGCCGGGCGCGAGCGCGGGCAGCTCTTCGACCCGGTGCGCACCACCGGCGCGCACGGCTGGCATGTCGCGCGCGGCGCGCTGTTCGAGAACGTCGGGCAGTGGAAGCGCCCCTGGTACTACCCGGCCACACTGCCGGGCGGTGGGGTCGAGGACATCGAGGCCGCCGTGCTGCGCGAATGTGCCGCCGCCCGTGCGGGTGTCGCCTTCATGGACGGTTCGACCCTGGGCAAGATCGAGGTCACCGGGCCGGACGCCGGCGCCTTCCTGGACCTGCTCTACACCAACCTGATGTCGACGCTGAAGGTCGGCATGGTCCGGTACGGGGTGATGTGCGGGGTCGACGGCATGGTCATCGACGACGGCACCGTGTTCCGGCTGGACGAGCACCGGTTCCTCGTCACCACCACCACCGGCAATGCCGCGAAGATCCTGGACTGGATGGAGGAGTGGCACCAGACGGAGTGGCCTGCGATGCAGGTGTGGTGCACCTCGGTCACCGAGCAGTGGGCGACCATGGCGGTGGTGGGACCGCTGTCCCGCACGCTGGTCGGGGCGCTCGCCCCGGGTCTCGACGCGGCCCAGGAGTCGTTCCCCTTCATGGCCTGGCGGGACACCGAGGTGGCCGGGCTGCCGGCCCGGGTCGCGCGGATCTCCTTCTCCGGCGAGCTGGCCTTCGAGATCAACGTGGCATGGTCCGACGCGGCGGCACTCTGGGACGCCGCCTGGGCGGCCGGCGAGCCGATCGGACTCACCCCCTACGGCACCGAGACCATGCACGTGCTGCGGGCCGAGAAGGGTTTCCCCATCGTCGGTCAGGACACCGACGGTACGATCACCCCGCAGGACCTGGGGATGTCGTGGGTGGTGTCGAAGAAGAAGGCCGACTACATCGGCAAGCGCTCGCACGCCCGGCCGGACAACTCCCGCGCCGACCGCAAGCACTTGGTCGGGCTGCTGCCGGAGGACCCGGACCTGCTGCTGCCGGAGGGATCCCAGATCGTCGGGACCGCCGCGCTCGGCGCACCGCCGGTGCCGATGCTGGGTCACGTCACCTCGTCCTACCGCTCCGCGGCGCTCGGCCGGCCGTTCGCGCTGGCACTGTGCAAGGGCGGGCGGGACCTGATCGGCGAGACCGTGTGGGTGGTGGTCGGGGACGTGCCGCGACCGGTGACGGTGACCTCGATGGTGCTGGTGGACCCGGACGGCGCCCGCCGCGACGGTGATCCCGCCGTCGAGGTACCCGCAGTGCGTCCGGTGACACCGTCGGCGCACCTGCCGGTCTCGCCGCTGGCCGGGTGGACCGACCGGTTCGCCGGCCTGTGCCATGGCCGAGCGGATGCCGGGGTGCGGATCAGCGAGGCACCGCTGGGCACCCAGGTGAACCTGCGGGTGCGCCGGGGCACGCCGGCCGCCGAGGCGGTGCATACCGCACTCGGCACCACGTTGCCGGCCGCGACCGGTTCGGTGACCTACGCCGGCAGCGACGCGGTGCTGGCCCTGGCGCCGGACGAGTTCCTGGTGCTGTCCGGTCCCGGCCACGGGCCGGAGCTGGTGGACCGGCTGCGCGCCGCTGTCGGGGCCTCCGGGTCGGTGACCGACGTGTCGGCGTCCCGGACGATGATCCGGGTGACCGGCCCACGGACCCGGGACCTGCTGGCCCACGGCCTGGCGATCGACCTGGACAAGCTGCCCGAGAGCACCTGCGCCCAGACCGTTCTCGCCCAGTGCTCGGTGGTGGTGTTCGCCGACGGCCCGGCGCGTACCGACGACGACCTGGTCAAGATCCTGGTCCGCTCGTCCTTCGCCGCGCACCTCGCCGAGTGGCTACTGCTCAGCGCACCCGAGTACGTCTGA
- a CDS encoding dihydrodipicolinate synthase family protein gives MTVPALYGVIPPLVTPLSADGSVDEKAMAELAESQLAAGVDGLFVGGSSGEVALLDTEQLTAAVSAAARVAAGSVPVLAGSIETGTRRVIATARQVVAAGADAVVTTAPFYIAPHDDEIIGHFAAVAAAIDAPVVAYDYPAGTAQRLRPHVVAELHRQGSVIGLKDSSGDLVTFREILRLVPDLPVLTGSELLADTALSLGAAGLVPGLGNVDPEGYVRLYRAAKDGRWADAAAEQDRLARLFRIVSVADTGRIGFTAGALGAFKAAMVLRGTIPDGRVNPPMLPLQQDEIDRIAGLLADAGL, from the coding sequence ATGACCGTCCCCGCACTGTACGGGGTGATCCCCCCGCTGGTGACACCGCTCTCCGCCGACGGCAGTGTCGACGAGAAGGCGATGGCCGAGCTGGCCGAGAGTCAGCTGGCCGCCGGCGTCGACGGGCTGTTCGTCGGCGGGTCCTCCGGCGAGGTGGCGCTGCTCGACACCGAGCAGCTGACCGCTGCCGTGTCGGCCGCGGCCCGGGTGGCCGCCGGATCGGTGCCGGTGCTGGCCGGCAGCATCGAGACCGGCACCCGCCGGGTGATCGCCACCGCCCGTCAGGTCGTTGCCGCCGGGGCGGACGCGGTGGTCACCACCGCGCCGTTCTACATCGCCCCGCACGACGACGAGATCATCGGCCACTTCGCCGCTGTCGCCGCGGCGATCGACGCACCCGTGGTCGCCTACGACTACCCGGCCGGCACGGCCCAGCGGCTGCGGCCGCACGTGGTCGCCGAGCTGCACCGGCAGGGTTCGGTGATCGGGCTCAAGGACTCCAGCGGTGACCTGGTCACCTTCCGCGAGATCCTGCGACTGGTACCGGATCTGCCGGTGCTCACCGGCTCGGAGCTGCTGGCCGACACGGCGCTGTCGCTGGGTGCTGCCGGGCTGGTGCCGGGTCTGGGCAACGTCGATCCGGAGGGCTACGTGCGGCTGTACCGGGCGGCGAAGGACGGGCGCTGGGCCGATGCCGCGGCGGAGCAGGACCGGCTGGCGCGGCTCTTCCGCATCGTCTCGGTGGCCGACACCGGCCGGATCGGTTTCACCGCCGGCGCCCTCGGTGCGTTCAAGGCGGCGATGGTGCTGCGCGGGACCATCCCCGACGGCCGGGTGAACCCGCCGATGCTGCCGCTGCAGCAGGACGAGATCGATCGCATCGCCGGGCTGCTCGCCGACGCCGGACTCTGA